A window from Zingiber officinale cultivar Zhangliang chromosome 7A, Zo_v1.1, whole genome shotgun sequence encodes these proteins:
- the LOC122001074 gene encoding R3H domain-containing protein 2-like isoform X2: MSPYHRLLLHRLADIFGFAHESVGEGDDRHLVLERCADTTVPPILVSDILFQYDDQQSLTTSEFTIRKNEAPVLKTVCQVSPSTPLEEREAAYKAARERIFSFHDDNEQGASVSKSRNVPDAARRMIAHALGQRIYSTSIQKLSLDENEGGNTDELTRGNGEGLVANVENKKGSTAFSTGKLQLHEKLKYNRNARNGIESTDHKSVSYNEAYNGASSWNKFPPDGSRRRMIGVEDLKKQQTGAARRIFANAMGLPPVKGNQNLTLKPNVGNRDSTKET; encoded by the exons ATGAGTCCATACCACCGCCTACTTTTGCATCGACTTGCAGATATTTTTGG ATTTGCCCATGAATCTGTTGGCGAAGGGGATGACCGCCACTTAGTGTTGGAGCGATGTGCAGATACCACagt CCCACCGATTCTAGTTAGTGATATACTGTTCCAGTATGATGATCAACAATCTTTGACTACTTCTGAATTTACAATAAGAAAAAATGAGGCTCCTG TTTTAAAGACTGTATGCCAAGTATCACCTTCAACCCCACTTGAAGAAAGAGAAGCTGCTTATAAAGCTGCTCGTGAGAGGATTTTTTCATTTCATGATGACAATGAACAAGGTGCAAGTGTTTCAAAGTCCCGTAATGTTCCAGATGCTGCTAGGAGGATGATCGCACATGCACTTGGTCAGAGGATTTATTCTACTTCCATTCAGAAGCTTTCCCTGGATGAAAATGAGGGTGGAAATACTGATGAATTAACCAGAGGTAACGGTGAAGGTTTAGttgcaaatgtagaaaataagaaAGGATCAACTGCTTTCTCCACTGGGAAACTGCAGCTCCATGAAAAGCTGAAATATAATAGGAATGCCAGAAACGGTATTGAGTCGACTGATCATAAATCTGTTAGCTACAACGAAGCATACAATGGTGCTTCTTCTTGGAATAAATTCCCTCCAGATGGAAGTCGTAGAAGGATGATTGGTGTTGAAGATTTGAAGAAACAACAGACTGGAGCTGCTAGGCGAATTTTTGCCAATGCAATGGGTTTGCCTCCCGTCAAAGGAAATCAGAACCTTACTCTGAAGCCAAATGTTGGAAATAGAGATTCAACTAAAGAGACATAG
- the LOC121999241 gene encoding L-type lectin-domain containing receptor kinase IX.1-like, whose translation MSFFSLLTCLAFLSFFLAGIPFASCINFTVYDFGSESAIKISGNINVSGGPLQLTGGQPNAATAYYAHAIPMWSAATNENASFSTYFEFSVSFPGGGGGSAVNSSAIGGFSFFLAPYDSFDHRTSRVNSTSSDRLAVEFNSYRVNSTSNGAAAANNDTLAARISYNATSKSLLVQFEDLIKASPNSMSLNLNRSVDVREVLPEKVLVGFFVTNGSGAALQRITRWDFTSDLEPKRNKSTLELWMVAPVVALILALILAALTYYIRSGRGSLRTKILYFAILSLEKGVTFARRPLLLRRLMGNKVENASLNLTESMDDEFSTGTTGPRRFSYLELALATNNFSEKRKLGEGGFGGVYKGFLCRSGREVAVKKISSQSKQGRKEYESEVKIISRLRHRNLVQLLGWCHERGEFLLVYEFLPNGSLDAHLFGRKTPLPWSIRYKVAAGLAKALLYLHEEWEQCVVHRDIKPSNVILDSGFNAKLGDFGLARLVDHQLGQHATGVAGTLGYLAPECFHTGKASKESDAYSFGMVALEIATGRPAVEHGNVAVAVPVRLVEWVWEMYGKRRLMEAADQRMGSDFKAEEMERLLLVGLWCAHPDQRQRPSMREVVQALRFEGAVIPNLPKKMPVPVFPSLLPPTLSSPSTPPTITFGSFTTGR comes from the coding sequence ATGTCTTTCTTCTCCCTTCTCACTTGCCTAgctttcctttccttcttcctcgcCGGAATTCCTTTTGCTTCTTGCATTAACTTCACTGTCTACGACTTCGGATCTGAGTCGGCCATCAAGATCTCCGGCAATATCAACGTGTCCGGCGGCCCGCTCCAGCTCACTGGCGGCCAACCCAACGCCGCCACCGCCTACTACGCCCACGCTATCCCGATGTGGAGCGCCGCCACCAACGAGAACGCCAGCTTCTCCACCTACTTCGAGTTCTCTGTCTCCTTCCCCGGCGGCGGCGGTGGCAGCGCAGTAAACTCCTCCGCCATCGgtggcttctccttcttcctggCACCGTACGATTCGTTCGATCACAGGACTTCCAGAGTCAACTCGACTAGCTCCGACCGCCTGGCCGTGGAGTTCAATTCCTATCGGGTGAACTCGACCTCCAACGGCGCAGCCGCTGCGAACAACGACACGCTCGCTGCTCGAATCTCCTACAACGCAACCTCCAAGTCTCTCCTCGTCCAATTCGAGGACCTGATCAAGGCGAGTCCCAACTCCATGTCGTTGAATCTTAATCGCTCGGTGGATGTGAGGGAAGTCTTGCCGGAAAAAGTGCTGGTGGGCTTCTTCGTCACCAATGGATCGGGGGCGGCTCTCCAGAGGATCACAAGATGGGATTTCACCTCCGATCTCGAGCCGAAAAGGAACAAATCCACGCTCGAGTTATGGATGGTGGCTCCCGTCGTCGCTCTGATCCTTGCTCTCATACTGGCGGCGCTGACTTACTACATCCGTAGCGGAAGAGGGTCGTTGAGGACGAAGATCCTGTATTTTGCTATACTAAGTCTGGAAAAAGGCGTGACCTTTGCGCGTCGACCGTTGTTATTGCGTCGATTGATGGGTAACAAAGTCGAGAATGCAAGTTTGAACTTGACCGAATCTATGGACGATGAGTTCAGCACGGGGACGACTGGGCCGCGGCGGTTCTCGTACCTGGAGCTCGCGTTGGCGACGAACAACTTTTCGGAGAAGAGGAAGCTAGGCGAGGGAGGGTTCGGCGGCGTCTACAAGGGGTTTTTGTGTCGGTCCGGTAGAGAAGTGGCGGTGAAGAAGATATCGAGCCAGTCGAAACAGGGGAGGAAGGAGTACGAGTCGGAGGTGAAGATCATCAGCCGGCTTCGCCACCGGAATCTGGTGCAGCTCCTGGGGTGGTGCCACGAGCGCGGCGAGTTCCTTCTGGTGTACGAGTTCCTCCCCAACGGCAGCCTCGACGCGCATCTGTTTGGGCGGAAGACGCCGCTGCCGTGGAGTATACGTTACAAGGTGGCGGCGGGGCTGGCGAAGGCGCTGCTGTACCTGCACGAGGAGTGGGAGCAGTGCGTGGTGCACCGGGACATCAAGCCCAGCAACGTGATACTCGACTCCGGGTTCAACGCCAAGCTGGGCGACTTCGGGCTGGCGCGGCTGGTGGACCACCAGCTGGGCCAGCACGCCACCGGGGTCGCCGGCACGCTGGGCTACCTGGCGCCGGAGTGCTTCCACACGGGGAAGGCCAGCAAGGAGTCGGACGCGTACAGCTTCGGGATGGTGGCTCTGGAGATCGCGACGGGGCGTCCGGCGGTGGAGCACGGGAACGTGGCGGTGGCGGTGCCGGTGCGGCTGGTGGAGTGGGTGTGGGAGATGTACGGAAAGAGGCGGCTGATGGAGGCGGCGGACCAGAGGATGGGGTCGGACTTCAAGGCGGAGGAGATGGAGAGGCTGTTGCTGGTGGGACTGTGGTGCGCGCACCCGGACCAGAGGCAGAGGCCTTCCATGAGGGAGGTCGTCCAAGCTTTGAGGTTCGAAGGCGCAGTGATACCGAACTTGCCGAAGAAGATGCCGGTGCCGGTTTTTCCTTCTCTCCTACCGCCGACCCTTAGTTCCCCCAGTACGCCGCCGACGATCACATTCGGAAGCTTCACCACCGGAAGGTAG
- the LOC122001075 gene encoding uncharacterized protein LOC122001075 isoform X2, whose protein sequence is MEDRRHGYIPAFGDWDYSDDLPITQYFESAMQAGLLRGHFHGEAPAYDDLFKSSHSIKQHQEEQAQIIKKIGDPKQQQQQQRGQERSQGKKVYDAGRAQTRPRRAPMAVDEDLYKIPPELLQEKPRRKRMLKSLWTSCLRLNCSA, encoded by the exons ATGGAG GACAGACGCCACGGCTACATTCCGGCCTTCGGCGACTGGGACTACTCCGACGATCTGCCCATCACCCAGTACTTCGAATCAGCAATGCAGGCCGGTCTACTCCGAGGCCACTTCCATGGCGAAGCTCCAGCTTATGATGATCTCTTCAAATCTTCTCACAGCATAAAGCAGCATCAGGAGGAGCAGGCCCAGATCATCAAAAAG ATCGGAGACCcgaagcagcagcagcagcagcagagaGGGCAAGAGAGGAGTCAGGGGAAGAAGGTTTATGATGCTGGGAGAGCTCAAACGAGGCCCAGAAGAGCTCCAATGGCAGTGGATGAAGATTTGTACAAGATCCCTCCTGAGCTCCTCCAGGAGAAGCCGAGAAGG AAGAGGATGCTGAAGAGCCTGTGGACAAGTTGCCTGCGATTGAACTGCAGTGCATGA
- the LOC122001075 gene encoding uncharacterized protein LOC122001075 isoform X1 codes for MEDRRHGYIPAFGDWDYSDDLPITQYFESAMQAGLLRGHFHGEAPAYDDLFKSSHSIKQHQEEQAQIIKKVKIGDPKQQQQQQRGQERSQGKKVYDAGRAQTRPRRAPMAVDEDLYKIPPELLQEKPRRKRMLKSLWTSCLRLNCSA; via the exons ATGGAG GACAGACGCCACGGCTACATTCCGGCCTTCGGCGACTGGGACTACTCCGACGATCTGCCCATCACCCAGTACTTCGAATCAGCAATGCAGGCCGGTCTACTCCGAGGCCACTTCCATGGCGAAGCTCCAGCTTATGATGATCTCTTCAAATCTTCTCACAGCATAAAGCAGCATCAGGAGGAGCAGGCCCAGATCATCAAAAAG gtgAAGATCGGAGACCcgaagcagcagcagcagcagcagagaGGGCAAGAGAGGAGTCAGGGGAAGAAGGTTTATGATGCTGGGAGAGCTCAAACGAGGCCCAGAAGAGCTCCAATGGCAGTGGATGAAGATTTGTACAAGATCCCTCCTGAGCTCCTCCAGGAGAAGCCGAGAAGG AAGAGGATGCTGAAGAGCCTGTGGACAAGTTGCCTGCGATTGAACTGCAGTGCATGA